In the Ostrinia nubilalis chromosome 7, ilOstNubi1.1, whole genome shotgun sequence genome, one interval contains:
- the LOC135073576 gene encoding uncharacterized protein LOC135073576 isoform X1 — protein MKIYLFSIAAVMACIETKGTLVDLNEVQKTILQWKNHNFLNLSEIGVATNGIFDLTDVKNKLLQWKTQKLAALCPSNGAQLQNLLNLVCSTAQPTNVTLRDACITCFSRVTAMSEGPQELTALSACASQYFVNTSYAACATSLAALSTSALNVQPSGCYMGYCDFVRCLRRTNSINLITQCTREARTGVNITVDADNVRFYTNVTSCVLAKTRCSSFNPITGDPQIPGSSTSGSRISNALQFSQSGELRILAFSATTPVLNAFCSSSTNLTQSSWLTNSC, from the exons atgaaaatttatttattttcaattgctGCTGTTATGGCTTGT ATCGAGACAAAAGGCACTCTTGTTGATTTAAACGAAGTTCAAAAAACTATATTACAATGGAAGAATCACAATTTCTTAAACCTTAGCGAG ATTGGCGTAGCTACAAATGGAATTTTTGATTTGACGGATGTAAagaataaattattacagtGGAAAACTCAGAAGCTTGCTGCACTTTGTCCTTCAAATGG AGCTCAGCTTCAAAATTTACTCAATCTTGTATGCAGTACAGCTCAACCCACTAATGTTACTTTAAGAGATGCTTGTATCACGTGTTTTAGTCGAGTAACAGCAATGTCggag GGACCGCAAGAATTAACTGCTCTGAGTGCTTGTGCTTCACAATATTTTGTTAACACTTCATATGCTGCTTGTGCAACTTCATTGGCG GCTTTGTCAACGTCAGCTCTTAATGTACAGCCCTCTGGTTGCTATATGGGCTATTGTGATTTCGTTCGTTGCTTAAGAAGAACTAATTCCATTAACTTG ATCACACAATGCACCAGAGAAGCTCGAACTGGTGTTAATATAACGGTAGATGCTGACAATGTTCGGTTTTATACAAACGTAACATCATGTGTATTGGCAAAAACCCGCTGCAGCAGCTTCAATCCAATCACAGGAGATCCCCAAATACCTGGTTCATCAACATCTGGATCCAGAATTAGCAACGCGCTGCAGTTTTCACAAAGCGGTGAACTCAGAATTCTTGCTTTCTCCGCGACTACACCAGTGTTGAATGCATTTTGTTCCAGTTCTACGAATTTGACGCAATCTAGCTGGCTTACTAATTCGTGTTAG
- the LOC135073576 gene encoding uncharacterized protein LOC135073576 isoform X2 translates to MKIYLFSIAAVMACIGVATNGIFDLTDVKNKLLQWKTQKLAALCPSNGAQLQNLLNLVCSTAQPTNVTLRDACITCFSRVTAMSEGPQELTALSACASQYFVNTSYAACATSLAALSTSALNVQPSGCYMGYCDFVRCLRRTNSINLITQCTREARTGVNITVDADNVRFYTNVTSCVLAKTRCSSFNPITGDPQIPGSSTSGSRISNALQFSQSGELRILAFSATTPVLNAFCSSSTNLTQSSWLTNSC, encoded by the exons atgaaaatttatttattttcaattgctGCTGTTATGGCTTGT ATTGGCGTAGCTACAAATGGAATTTTTGATTTGACGGATGTAAagaataaattattacagtGGAAAACTCAGAAGCTTGCTGCACTTTGTCCTTCAAATGG AGCTCAGCTTCAAAATTTACTCAATCTTGTATGCAGTACAGCTCAACCCACTAATGTTACTTTAAGAGATGCTTGTATCACGTGTTTTAGTCGAGTAACAGCAATGTCggag GGACCGCAAGAATTAACTGCTCTGAGTGCTTGTGCTTCACAATATTTTGTTAACACTTCATATGCTGCTTGTGCAACTTCATTGGCG GCTTTGTCAACGTCAGCTCTTAATGTACAGCCCTCTGGTTGCTATATGGGCTATTGTGATTTCGTTCGTTGCTTAAGAAGAACTAATTCCATTAACTTG ATCACACAATGCACCAGAGAAGCTCGAACTGGTGTTAATATAACGGTAGATGCTGACAATGTTCGGTTTTATACAAACGTAACATCATGTGTATTGGCAAAAACCCGCTGCAGCAGCTTCAATCCAATCACAGGAGATCCCCAAATACCTGGTTCATCAACATCTGGATCCAGAATTAGCAACGCGCTGCAGTTTTCACAAAGCGGTGAACTCAGAATTCTTGCTTTCTCCGCGACTACACCAGTGTTGAATGCATTTTGTTCCAGTTCTACGAATTTGACGCAATCTAGCTGGCTTACTAATTCGTGTTAG